One genomic region from Leptospira tipperaryensis encodes:
- the fliI gene encoding flagellar protein export ATPase FliI, producing MIEKKFHEKIDVMSKYFLIMDRTETIRKSGKVIRVSGNVIYSEGPPDSKIGELMDVQKSGKEGYLQCEIVGFEGHVYTLMPLGPVEGIYPEAFVFSSGRKLSIPVGKELLGRVLNGVGRPIDKKGHIITKEERPPDAEVPNPLDRPIIRDILMTGVRAIDGILTIGRGQRVGIFSGSGVGKSSLLGMISRYTDADVNVIALVGERGREVNEFIELDLGKEGLQKSVVLAATSDSPKMEQVNCALLATAIAEYFRDQGKHVNLMMDSLTRFAQANREISASNHEPPITRGFSSSVFSKLAKLVERSGTSKSGGTITGFYTVLTEADEMEDPVADAVRGYIDGHIILSRKLAERNHYPAVDIPASLSRVMARIAPEDQNLRAGMIRELISVYNSAEELIRLNAYVSGSDSRVDMAIRKKDKIDRYLKQKIQERSTFAQAVKGLKDVLEEEQEDEEF from the coding sequence ATGATTGAAAAGAAATTTCACGAAAAAATAGACGTTATGTCCAAATACTTCCTGATCATGGATCGCACCGAGACGATCCGAAAGTCGGGAAAGGTCATTCGTGTCTCAGGAAACGTCATCTATTCGGAAGGCCCTCCGGATTCTAAGATTGGTGAACTCATGGATGTTCAGAAGAGCGGAAAGGAAGGTTATCTCCAGTGTGAGATTGTCGGGTTTGAAGGTCATGTATATACTCTCATGCCTCTCGGTCCCGTGGAAGGGATCTATCCCGAAGCCTTTGTTTTTTCTTCCGGCCGCAAACTTTCGATTCCCGTAGGGAAAGAACTCTTAGGACGCGTTCTCAACGGTGTAGGAAGACCCATCGATAAAAAAGGTCATATTATCACAAAGGAAGAACGTCCCCCGGACGCCGAAGTCCCAAATCCTCTGGACCGACCGATCATCCGAGACATCCTCATGACCGGGGTTCGCGCAATCGATGGAATTCTTACCATAGGAAGAGGACAGAGAGTTGGAATTTTCTCCGGCTCGGGAGTCGGTAAATCCAGCCTCTTAGGAATGATCTCCCGTTATACGGATGCAGACGTTAACGTCATCGCACTCGTAGGAGAGCGCGGACGAGAAGTAAACGAATTCATAGAATTAGATTTAGGAAAAGAAGGACTCCAGAAGTCAGTCGTCCTCGCGGCGACCTCTGATTCTCCCAAGATGGAACAAGTCAACTGCGCCCTCCTCGCTACCGCTATCGCGGAATACTTTCGAGATCAAGGAAAACACGTGAACCTCATGATGGATTCCTTAACAAGATTCGCTCAGGCCAATCGGGAAATCTCCGCATCCAATCACGAACCTCCTATCACACGAGGATTCAGTTCCTCCGTTTTTTCAAAACTTGCAAAGCTTGTGGAACGTTCCGGAACTTCTAAGTCCGGAGGAACGATCACCGGTTTTTACACCGTCTTAACCGAAGCCGACGAAATGGAAGATCCGGTTGCCGACGCGGTTCGAGGTTATATCGACGGGCATATCATTCTCAGTAGAAAGCTCGCCGAAAGAAATCATTATCCGGCAGTGGATATCCCGGCCTCTCTCTCTCGGGTTATGGCGAGAATTGCACCGGAAGATCAGAACTTGAGAGCGGGAATGATCCGAGAACTCATCAGTGTCTACAACTCTGCGGAAGAATTGATTCGTCTGAACGCCTACGTCTCAGGCTCCGATTCAAGGGTCGATATGGCAATTCGAAAGAAGGACAAGATCGATCGTTATCTGAAACAGAAGATTCAGGAAAGAAGCACTTTTGCACAAGCGGTGAAAGGTCTCAAAGACGTTTTAGAAGAAGAACAAGAAGACGAGGAATTCTAA
- a CDS encoding FapA family protein, which produces MGSLIPFLEDQSRELDRIQKEQVEVYGDTLENSLRLAAKHLKKQIHELDYVVLKRGKKKLFGHEPWHIRVSILPEDNFLDELTELDKKLTGGSGKLVSKDLKEFIQPKDKDGRSLIQIFRNGVYLTVFPPLGEGRRVEMEEVTKKLSLKGVSAEDDKLIRKLVKDSKGEAVMISEQKPRQGMEAKMILDITADKMKAKVTILPPRPGGRDLDMKDVVNHLKNAGVKYGFKEEEIQKRLEEEYFNQPFLAAEGDYPINGKNAQIIYHVRTNKNVSFREDETGRVDFKDLDLIENVVVGQLLAEKIPAEKGKYGRTLFNELLPAKDGVDTDLKQGKGTILSEDRSKLTAEVNGQVVFATGRLSVETVYRVNGDVGIKTGNVTFLGSIVITGNVEDNYSVKAAGNIEIYGTVQKARVEADGDIIIRQGISGREEAHIESTGGNVIAKFIQSATVITEKDVLVQEGILHSFVSAGGKILCNGKRGQIVGGTVRASELIGARTIGSSANPATELVVGIDPKVLKQIADYEAKMHESQSKHEQVFKSLKTLQARKESDPASFTEDHQNQLVKMQKAVDKLDSRIKEFEVEIGNLKNYMEEKSSHGKISIEKVLYGGVTMKIRNSDFKTRNEIKNKTFVEENGMIRQVPYEDPDPDNKKDWRKKRNRGN; this is translated from the coding sequence ATGGGTTCCCTGATTCCATTCTTAGAAGACCAAAGCCGGGAACTGGATCGAATCCAGAAAGAACAGGTGGAGGTCTACGGGGACACTCTTGAAAATTCTCTTAGGCTCGCCGCAAAACATCTAAAAAAGCAAATCCACGAATTGGATTACGTTGTCCTCAAACGAGGAAAGAAAAAACTCTTCGGTCACGAACCCTGGCATATCCGAGTTTCGATTCTTCCGGAAGATAATTTCTTAGACGAACTCACGGAGCTCGACAAAAAATTGACCGGCGGCTCCGGAAAACTCGTTTCCAAGGATCTGAAAGAATTCATCCAGCCCAAGGACAAGGACGGAAGGTCGCTTATCCAGATTTTCAGAAATGGAGTATATCTCACCGTATTCCCTCCGTTAGGCGAAGGTCGTCGTGTAGAGATGGAGGAAGTTACGAAAAAACTTTCTCTGAAAGGAGTTTCAGCAGAGGACGATAAACTCATCCGTAAACTCGTAAAAGATTCCAAAGGCGAAGCCGTGATGATCTCGGAACAAAAACCGAGACAGGGAATGGAAGCCAAGATGATCTTGGACATCACCGCCGATAAGATGAAGGCGAAAGTCACCATTCTTCCTCCAAGACCGGGCGGAAGAGATTTGGATATGAAGGACGTCGTCAATCATCTCAAGAACGCCGGCGTCAAATACGGATTCAAAGAAGAGGAAATTCAAAAAAGACTCGAAGAAGAATACTTCAACCAACCTTTTCTCGCTGCGGAAGGCGATTATCCGATCAACGGAAAGAACGCACAGATCATCTATCACGTTCGTACAAACAAGAACGTTTCTTTTAGAGAAGACGAAACCGGAAGAGTGGACTTCAAAGATCTCGATCTAATTGAGAACGTGGTCGTTGGTCAGCTTCTTGCGGAAAAAATTCCCGCAGAAAAAGGAAAATACGGACGTACACTTTTTAACGAACTTCTTCCCGCAAAGGATGGAGTGGACACCGATCTCAAACAAGGAAAGGGAACGATTCTTTCGGAAGACAGAAGCAAACTTACGGCCGAAGTCAACGGTCAGGTTGTCTTTGCGACCGGAAGATTGTCCGTGGAAACCGTCTACAGGGTCAACGGAGACGTCGGTATTAAAACCGGTAACGTAACCTTCCTCGGATCCATTGTGATTACGGGTAACGTGGAAGATAATTATTCCGTAAAGGCAGCGGGGAATATCGAAATCTACGGAACCGTTCAGAAAGCGAGAGTAGAGGCCGACGGAGACATCATCATTCGCCAAGGAATTTCCGGAAGGGAAGAGGCTCATATCGAGTCCACTGGTGGAAACGTAATCGCAAAATTTATTCAGAGCGCGACCGTGATCACCGAAAAAGACGTTCTGGTTCAGGAAGGAATTCTTCATTCTTTTGTGAGCGCCGGAGGAAAGATTCTCTGCAACGGGAAACGCGGACAAATCGTGGGTGGAACCGTGCGCGCTTCCGAGTTGATCGGGGCGAGAACCATCGGTTCTTCCGCGAACCCGGCGACCGAGCTTGTAGTTGGGATCGATCCGAAGGTTCTCAAGCAAATTGCGGACTACGAAGCGAAGATGCACGAGAGTCAATCCAAGCACGAGCAGGTCTTTAAGAGTCTTAAAACGCTCCAGGCGAGGAAAGAATCCGATCCTGCATCCTTTACCGAAGATCATCAGAACCAACTGGTCAAGATGCAAAAGGCAGTGGATAAGCTTGATTCTCGGATCAAGGAATTCGAGGTTGAAATCGGAAATCTTAAGAACTACATGGAGGAAAAATCCTCTCATGGTAAGATCAGCATCGAGAAGGTCCTCTACGGCGGAGTGACGATGAAAATCCGAAACTCCGACTTTAAAACCCGAAACGAGATCAAGAACAAGACCTTTGTCGAAGAGAACGGAATGATTCGCCAAGTGCCTTACGAGGATCCGGATCCGGACAATAAAAAAGACTGGAGAAAAAAACGAAACCGTGGTAATTAA
- a CDS encoding transporter, producing the protein MKLYSKIIILLCFFFFLTAFPILGKKKNGPPPKVSGYELVSNPSAAFGKTIQISGTVSEILYKGNSIRFVVYFSGKPVALDSDAPSLISNVQVGSSVSVCGFYLKDRELKANGVPTTMPFILVETPDCR; encoded by the coding sequence ATGAAACTATATTCTAAAATTATAATTCTTTTATGTTTCTTTTTCTTTTTGACGGCGTTCCCGATTCTCGGAAAGAAAAAGAACGGACCTCCTCCGAAAGTCAGCGGATACGAACTTGTTTCCAATCCTTCAGCCGCTTTTGGGAAAACGATTCAGATCTCCGGAACTGTCTCCGAAATTTTATACAAAGGAAACTCGATTCGTTTTGTAGTTTATTTTTCGGGCAAACCCGTTGCATTGGATTCGGATGCTCCTTCCTTGATTTCCAACGTCCAAGTGGGGAGTTCGGTTTCAGTCTGTGGGTTCTATCTCAAAGATCGCGAACTCAAGGCAAATGGAGTTCCTACCACAATGCCTTTTATTCTCGTAGAAACTCCCGATTGCAGATAA
- the whiG gene encoding RNA polymerase sigma factor WhiG, whose product MSKKYDKYNQQDETELWKSYRDTKDQDIRAYLVEKYSPLVKHVAGRIAIGMPQNVEFDDLVSYGVFGLLDAIEKFDPERLIKFKTYAMTRIRGSIFDELRSIDWIPRSIRQKAKQLEQIIGMLENKEGQQVDDEAIAKELGISMEEYNTLLTKISGTSLVSLNDIWFLGDENDEVSFMETLESPMNMNPDTIIEKEEIKNVIVEAIKTLPEKEKKVIVLYYYEDLTLKEIGEVLEVTESRISQLHTRAVSRLRSKLGKVKSVITRK is encoded by the coding sequence ATGTCCAAAAAGTATGATAAATATAACCAGCAGGATGAGACGGAACTATGGAAATCCTATCGGGATACCAAAGATCAGGACATCCGAGCTTACCTCGTAGAGAAATATTCTCCCTTAGTCAAACACGTTGCGGGTAGAATCGCAATCGGAATGCCGCAGAATGTTGAGTTCGACGATCTTGTCTCTTACGGAGTCTTCGGACTTTTAGATGCGATCGAAAAATTCGATCCGGAAAGACTCATCAAATTCAAAACTTATGCGATGACTCGGATTCGAGGAAGTATCTTCGACGAACTTCGTTCGATCGATTGGATTCCAAGATCGATTCGTCAAAAAGCAAAACAACTCGAACAGATTATCGGAATGCTGGAGAATAAAGAAGGCCAGCAAGTGGACGACGAAGCCATCGCGAAAGAGTTGGGTATTTCCATGGAGGAATACAACACTCTTCTTACTAAGATCAGCGGTACTTCCCTTGTCTCTTTAAACGATATCTGGTTTCTCGGCGACGAGAACGACGAAGTTTCCTTTATGGAAACTCTTGAATCTCCGATGAACATGAATCCGGATACGATCATCGAAAAAGAAGAGATCAAAAACGTAATCGTAGAAGCCATCAAAACCCTTCCCGAAAAGGAAAAGAAAGTTATCGTATTGTATTATTATGAAGATCTAACTTTGAAAGAGATTGGAGAAGTTCTGGAAGTTACAGAATCTAGAATTTCCCAACTTCATACGAGAGCCGTTTCTCGCCTGAGAAGCAAACTCGGAAAAGTGAAATCCGTCATTACCCGTAAGTAA
- a CDS encoding DUF370 domain-containing protein: protein MSQFSVLNVGFGNIVLVSKIVSIIHSDSASAKRIRNEAKTNNSLIDATQGKKTRSIIVTDSNHLILSNLRVESLTRRIESRDNSIASEEEELD, encoded by the coding sequence ATGTCCCAGTTTAGCGTATTGAACGTAGGATTCGGGAATATCGTTCTGGTTTCTAAGATCGTAAGCATCATTCATTCGGATTCTGCGTCCGCGAAAAGGATTCGAAACGAAGCGAAAACGAACAACAGTTTGATTGATGCGACCCAAGGTAAAAAGACCCGTTCGATCATCGTGACTGACAGCAATCATCTGATTCTTTCCAATCTGAGAGTGGAATCTCTCACGAGAAGAATCGAGTCCCGCGATAATTCCATCGCCTCTGAAGAGGAAGAACTAGACTGA
- the flhF gene encoding flagellar biosynthesis protein FlhF — MEFAKIRGKSYQDCLMEMKMKYGPEATVISQTVVTEGGVMGTGLLAKKVIEIQIGIPEKQASREKIERKLQDLKDLLKQKSYAAPERKKTLQTLKPLSRTLEERETATLTAEDNWDLEEITTEPERMGISFEKELLDRTSRTSKETSPVRGRKDSPLTRLGERWVREGMSQGYVDEILSKVEERLSPIDQGRNHSVSERAIEVLKERVSVDPDLFRGTGKNQRKVVFLVGPTGSGKTTSVAKLAAKYFLHMGKSVSLYTTDNYRIAAIEQLKRYADTMGMPFYPVKDIKKFKETLARDGSELILIDTAGYSHRNLEQLERMNSFLSCFGEKDSVENLLVLSATSSYHHTSAVLKAYESLNYRRILLTKLDEADFLGGFLELADTYSKSFTYFSVGQEVPFDILPSDKKLMAECVVIPEKIAELRGEVFTVAGG; from the coding sequence ATGGAGTTTGCTAAAATTCGAGGTAAAAGTTACCAAGACTGTTTAATGGAAATGAAAATGAAATACGGTCCCGAAGCCACCGTGATTTCTCAGACAGTCGTTACGGAAGGCGGAGTGATGGGAACGGGACTTCTTGCAAAGAAGGTGATCGAAATCCAAATCGGAATTCCCGAAAAACAAGCTTCCCGCGAAAAGATCGAACGAAAACTTCAGGACTTAAAAGACCTTCTCAAACAAAAGTCTTATGCGGCTCCGGAAAGAAAAAAAACTCTTCAGACCTTAAAACCTCTTTCTCGAACTCTGGAAGAAAGAGAAACCGCAACTCTGACCGCGGAGGACAACTGGGACTTGGAAGAGATCACAACCGAGCCCGAAAGAATGGGAATCTCCTTTGAAAAGGAACTCTTGGATCGAACCTCCCGAACGTCCAAAGAAACTTCTCCGGTTCGGGGAAGAAAGGATTCTCCCTTAACAAGACTGGGCGAGAGATGGGTTCGCGAAGGGATGAGCCAAGGTTATGTGGACGAGATTCTTTCTAAAGTCGAAGAGAGACTTTCACCGATCGATCAAGGTCGTAATCACTCAGTTTCCGAAAGGGCCATTGAAGTTTTGAAGGAAAGAGTGAGCGTGGATCCGGATCTTTTTCGAGGCACGGGAAAGAATCAGAGAAAAGTTGTCTTTTTAGTCGGGCCGACGGGTTCCGGTAAAACGACGAGTGTAGCCAAACTCGCGGCAAAATATTTCCTTCACATGGGAAAATCGGTCTCTCTTTATACCACGGACAACTATAGAATCGCGGCCATCGAACAGCTCAAACGTTACGCGGACACAATGGGAATGCCGTTTTATCCGGTAAAAGACATAAAAAAGTTTAAGGAAACTCTGGCTCGGGACGGATCCGAACTGATCCTGATCGATACCGCAGGCTACAGTCATAGAAATCTGGAACAACTCGAAAGAATGAATTCTTTTCTTTCCTGTTTCGGAGAAAAAGACTCGGTGGAAAATCTTCTTGTCCTTTCCGCGACTTCTTCCTATCATCATACAAGTGCGGTATTGAAAGCCTATGAGTCTTTGAACTATCGAAGAATTCTTCTCACCAAATTGGATGAGGCAGATTTTTTAGGTGGTTTTCTCGAACTGGCCGATACATACTCTAAGAGTTTCACATATTTTAGCGTGGGGCAGGAAGTTCCTTTTGATATCCTTCCTTCTGATAAAAAGCTCATGGCTGAATGTGTTGTAATTCCGGAGAAAATTGCTGAGCTGAGAGGAGAAGTTTTCACCGTTGCCGGTGGCTGA
- a CDS encoding MinD/ParA family protein, giving the protein MDQATHLRKLTEGNTSLKVLSSRKPTTKIIAIASGKGGVGKSTISVNLAISMARAGQKVLVFDGDLGLANVNVILGIIPKYNLYHVVKGHKSLKDIVIQTPEGVDIIAGASGYSQLANLNDTQRNNLIKGFSELDNYDIMIIDTGAGISSNVIGLTLPADDVIVVTTPEPTAITDSYGLIKAIVSQSRDKNLKMVVNRVRSAIEGKKVADRVIDISGQFLEVKVENLGFIFQDEEVEKSIREQKPYIINSPKSKAAACLNRITYSLLNQEMEPMEDAGISGFFKKFFTFMDVREKELRDDEE; this is encoded by the coding sequence ATGGACCAGGCGACTCATTTACGGAAACTCACCGAGGGGAACACGAGTCTAAAAGTTCTATCATCCAGAAAGCCCACGACTAAGATCATCGCGATCGCGTCCGGGAAGGGAGGAGTGGGAAAGAGTACCATCTCCGTAAACCTTGCTATCTCTATGGCGAGAGCCGGACAAAAAGTCCTCGTATTTGACGGGGACTTAGGTCTTGCGAACGTTAACGTTATCCTTGGGATCATTCCCAAATACAATCTCTATCACGTCGTCAAAGGCCATAAGAGTCTGAAGGACATCGTGATCCAAACTCCGGAAGGTGTGGATATCATCGCGGGAGCTTCCGGTTATTCTCAGCTTGCCAATCTAAACGACACACAGAGAAACAACCTCATCAAAGGTTTTTCCGAATTAGACAATTATGATATTATGATCATTGATACCGGAGCCGGAATCAGTTCGAACGTGATCGGTCTTACGCTTCCCGCAGACGACGTGATCGTCGTCACAACTCCGGAACCGACCGCGATCACGGATTCTTACGGACTCATCAAGGCCATCGTATCTCAGAGCCGAGATAAGAATCTGAAGATGGTCGTGAACCGAGTGAGAAGCGCGATCGAAGGAAAAAAAGTCGCCGATCGAGTGATCGATATCAGCGGACAATTTCTGGAAGTCAAAGTGGAAAACCTCGGATTTATCTTTCAGGATGAGGAAGTGGAGAAGAGTATTCGGGAACAAAAGCCTTATATCATCAATTCTCCCAAAAGTAAGGCGGCGGCCTGTCTAAATCGTATAACGTATTCCCTTTTGAATCAAGAAATGGAACCGATGGAAGACGCCGGAATCAGCGGCTTCTTCAAAAAGTTTTTCACCTTTATGGACGTCCGAGAAAAAGAACTCAGGGACGACGAAGAATAG
- a CDS encoding periplasmic-type flagellar collar protein FlbB yields the protein MASLSDKARATYLVLLIFFLLGIGFFVFDYFQIINASEIFPFLRKEPGLVNQDNESPSELQKLEFTKAQERFAEELDELEKRKIELLAEKGRLEAEMEKLEEMRKGLITKEKDMKSADAEKNSRQKLVKVLADKVGNMPPDSAVGMLLNWPDGDIIDVFIQMDKDAEDDGRPTITTYLLTLFPADRRAMITNKWLSRSGGIKTPGIPDDAVEANP from the coding sequence ATGGCATCGTTAAGCGACAAAGCAAGAGCAACCTATCTGGTTCTCCTTATCTTCTTTCTCTTAGGAATCGGTTTTTTTGTTTTTGATTACTTCCAAATCATCAACGCTTCCGAAATTTTTCCTTTTCTAAGAAAGGAACCAGGTCTCGTAAATCAAGACAACGAATCTCCTTCGGAACTTCAGAAGTTAGAATTCACAAAAGCTCAGGAAAGATTTGCGGAGGAATTGGACGAATTAGAAAAGAGAAAGATCGAACTCCTCGCTGAAAAGGGACGACTGGAAGCGGAGATGGAGAAACTCGAAGAGATGAGAAAAGGTCTTATCACAAAAGAGAAGGACATGAAATCAGCGGATGCCGAAAAGAACAGTCGTCAAAAGCTAGTTAAGGTTCTTGCTGATAAGGTCGGTAATATGCCTCCGGACTCCGCGGTCGGAATGCTTCTAAACTGGCCTGACGGAGACATCATAGACGTCTTTATTCAGATGGACAAGGACGCGGAAGACGACGGAAGACCTACGATCACAACTTATCTTCTGACTCTTTTTCCCGCGGACAGAAGAGCGATGATAACAAACAAATGGCTGAGCAGATCCGGCGGGATCAAAACTCCGGGTATTCCGGACGACGCCGTCGAAGCAAATCCATAA
- a CDS encoding guanylate kinase has product MNSPKLFVLSSVAGGGKSTLIQKLRQKHPEILFSISCTTRAPRPGDKEGVSYHFLSKEEFEKGIAESAFLEWAIVHDQYYGTPLKFIEDAFQKGASVIMDIDVQGAKIIKEKLPERIVTIFILPPNEEEWEKRLRGRGTDSEENILKRIKNGRAELARQNEFDFKIVNDDLEKALKELEKIVFSNSK; this is encoded by the coding sequence CTGAATTCTCCTAAACTTTTTGTTCTCTCTTCCGTAGCGGGAGGAGGGAAGTCGACACTCATCCAAAAACTTAGACAAAAACATCCCGAGATTTTGTTCTCCATTTCCTGCACCACACGCGCTCCTCGGCCCGGAGACAAAGAAGGGGTTTCCTATCACTTTCTTTCCAAGGAAGAATTTGAAAAAGGAATCGCCGAATCCGCTTTTTTAGAATGGGCAATCGTACATGATCAGTATTATGGAACTCCTCTTAAGTTTATCGAAGACGCGTTTCAAAAGGGAGCTTCGGTGATCATGGATATCGACGTCCAAGGCGCGAAGATCATCAAAGAAAAACTTCCCGAAAGAATCGTAACGATCTTTATTCTTCCGCCTAACGAAGAAGAATGGGAGAAACGTCTGAGAGGACGTGGGACGGACTCGGAAGAAAATATCTTGAAAAGAATCAAGAATGGGAGAGCAGAACTCGCACGCCAAAACGAATTCGATTTCAAAATTGTGAATGACGATTTGGAAAAGGCTTTGAAGGAATTGGAGAAAATCGTTTTTTCAAATTCGAAATAG
- the fliJ gene encoding flagellar export protein FliJ: MKRFEFNLEPVLNLRKKKEDEKLKAFSLVAGEINQIRNEIHENEKQIDLLTGESYSLHGASLRDYQLHQGYIRSLITQNENLESDIDKKKPELDSKRAELILAQKDRKILEILKDNQYKQYRKLYFKKEKFELEEHYNQLKSIQWREIRESTQSEPPPRIFTFDTGTNPESANDDAGLSELKKLYERFKK, encoded by the coding sequence TTGAAACGTTTTGAATTCAATCTAGAGCCCGTCCTAAATCTTCGGAAAAAAAAGGAAGACGAAAAACTCAAAGCGTTTTCGCTCGTCGCCGGCGAAATCAATCAGATTCGAAACGAAATTCATGAGAACGAGAAACAGATCGATCTCCTCACGGGAGAATCCTATTCTCTTCATGGCGCTTCTTTAAGAGACTATCAACTGCACCAAGGTTATATTCGTTCCCTCATCACTCAAAATGAAAATTTAGAATCGGACATCGATAAGAAAAAGCCCGAACTCGATTCTAAAAGAGCCGAATTGATCCTCGCTCAAAAAGATAGAAAGATCCTCGAAATTCTAAAAGATAACCAATACAAACAATACAGAAAGCTCTATTTCAAAAAAGAAAAGTTCGAGCTCGAAGAACATTACAACCAGCTAAAATCCATCCAATGGAGAGAAATCCGTGAATCCACTCAATCTGAACCGCCTCCGAGAATCTTTACATTCGATACGGGAACAAACCCTGAAAGCGCAAACGACGACGCAGGGCTCTCAGAGCTTAAAAAACTCTACGAACGATTCAAAAAATGA